A stretch of Corallococcus silvisoli DNA encodes these proteins:
- a CDS encoding DUF3426 domain-containing protein codes for MSPGPSAAVATDAAPDPLFDFSLDAPPAPDAASLRHAANAAAAPAPSGAAAVGPMTPAPSFESEDPFASIDMVAQAPNLSAAHDDPGASPEPMGDLFDFSGAGASGEEGLAASDTGRADLLGDVPSGADEPGGISLLGDVPAYDDGDPFKITTPRREVVDLANMRGGPAVTVNKPSARMEDVGMPQRRLPGRARKLTGFVVNLTVATALVVALGALGTVYLRDGRVDPTTLSPDRLRTLVLPPSRPFIASDVSNGLYETRDGRMLFIVRGEAENRTGAAAAVRVRAALFDGDQRVRSSEGLAGALATPEDLHAVTTREDATALRQRMDAAALPVPPGGKVPFLVVFQEFPADLSGFRLEVTLEPAPSEPTADRTGG; via the coding sequence GTGTCTCCGGGCCCTTCCGCGGCCGTCGCGACGGACGCCGCGCCGGATCCGCTCTTCGACTTCTCCTTGGATGCCCCTCCGGCTCCGGATGCGGCGTCCCTGCGCCACGCCGCGAATGCCGCCGCCGCGCCCGCGCCGAGCGGGGCCGCGGCGGTCGGGCCGATGACGCCCGCCCCCAGCTTCGAAAGCGAGGATCCGTTCGCCTCCATCGACATGGTCGCGCAGGCCCCGAACCTGTCCGCCGCGCATGACGACCCCGGGGCCTCCCCGGAGCCGATGGGGGACCTGTTCGACTTCTCCGGCGCGGGGGCTTCAGGAGAGGAAGGCCTGGCCGCCTCCGACACCGGTCGCGCCGACCTGCTGGGCGACGTGCCTTCGGGTGCGGACGAGCCCGGCGGCATCTCGCTGCTGGGCGACGTGCCGGCATACGACGACGGCGACCCGTTCAAGATCACCACGCCCCGCCGCGAGGTGGTGGACCTGGCCAACATGCGCGGGGGGCCCGCCGTCACGGTGAACAAGCCGTCCGCCCGGATGGAGGACGTGGGCATGCCCCAGCGCCGGCTGCCCGGCCGCGCGCGGAAGCTCACGGGCTTCGTCGTCAACCTCACCGTCGCCACCGCGCTGGTCGTGGCCCTGGGCGCCTTGGGCACCGTCTACCTTCGCGACGGCAGGGTGGACCCCACCACGCTGTCCCCGGACCGGCTGCGCACGCTGGTGCTCCCGCCGTCCCGCCCGTTCATCGCCAGCGACGTGTCCAACGGCCTGTACGAGACGCGCGACGGCCGCATGCTCTTCATCGTGCGCGGGGAGGCGGAGAACCGCACCGGTGCCGCCGCCGCCGTGCGCGTGCGCGCCGCCCTGTTCGACGGAGATCAGCGGGTGCGTTCCTCGGAAGGGCTCGCGGGCGCGCTGGCCACGCCGGAGGACCTGCACGCCGTCACCACCCGCGAGGACGCCACCGCGCTCCGCCAGCGCATGGACGCGGCCGCCCTCCCGGTGCCCCCGGGGGGCAAGGTGCCCTTCCTCGTGGTGTTCCAGGAGTTCCCCGCGGACCTCAGCGGCTTCCGGTTGGAGGTGACGCTGGAGCCCGCACCCTCCGAACCCACGGCGGACCGCACGGGAGGCTGA
- a CDS encoding twin-arginine translocase TatA/TatE family subunit yields the protein MLGLGEFIVLGFVLLVVFSAARMGQLGNAVGKFVYSFRKASRGEDLVDVKHLPGSRRGSTDADFTEGGPKDPRA from the coding sequence ATGCTGGGCCTCGGAGAATTCATCGTCCTCGGCTTCGTCCTGCTGGTCGTCTTCTCGGCCGCCCGGATGGGGCAGCTGGGCAACGCGGTGGGCAAGTTCGTCTACTCCTTCCGCAAGGCGTCGCGCGGCGAGGACCTGGTGGACGTGAAGCACCTGCCCGGTTCACGCCGGGGCAGCACCGACGCGGACTTCACCGAGGGCGGCCCCAAGGACCCTCGCGCCTAG
- a CDS encoding glycerophosphodiester phosphodiesterase: MLLLAHRGASADAPENTLEAFTEAVRQGADGVELDAMVCGSGEVVVCHDERLDRLAGQPWEVRTTPWWKLSRADVGTSLGFAPARIPLLEDVLDALPEHFLVNIELKCDRFDDGGLAAAVARLVRDRDLASRVVVSSFNPLCLFRLAAADPSLRRGFLIDPDRPWVLQAYGLSPLVSSHSVHPFHEACTPERVAAWKDAGLRVAAWTVDDPQRARTLREMGVSYLITNRPGRVREALR, translated from the coding sequence ATGCTCCTGCTCGCTCACCGTGGTGCCAGCGCCGACGCCCCCGAGAACACCCTGGAGGCCTTCACGGAGGCCGTGCGCCAGGGCGCGGACGGCGTGGAGCTGGACGCGATGGTGTGCGGCTCCGGCGAGGTGGTGGTGTGCCACGACGAGCGCCTGGACCGGCTCGCCGGGCAGCCGTGGGAGGTGCGTACGACGCCCTGGTGGAAGCTCTCCCGCGCGGACGTGGGCACGTCCCTGGGCTTCGCCCCCGCGCGCATCCCGCTCCTGGAGGACGTGCTGGACGCGCTGCCGGAGCACTTCCTCGTCAACATCGAGCTGAAGTGCGACCGGTTCGATGACGGCGGTCTGGCCGCGGCCGTGGCCCGGCTGGTGCGCGACCGGGACCTCGCGAGCCGCGTGGTGGTGTCCAGCTTCAACCCGCTGTGCCTCTTCCGGCTGGCGGCGGCGGACCCCTCGCTGCGCCGGGGCTTCCTCATCGACCCGGATCGCCCCTGGGTGCTCCAGGCGTACGGGCTCAGCCCGCTGGTGTCGTCGCACTCGGTGCACCCCTTCCACGAGGCGTGCACGCCGGAGCGGGTGGCCGCGTGGAAGGACGCCGGGCTGCGCGTGGCGGCATGGACGGTGGACGACCCCCAGCGCGCCAGGACGCTGCGCGAGATGGGCGTCTCCTACCTCATCACCAACCGCCCGGGCCGCGTGCGCGAGGCCCTGCGGTAG
- a CDS encoding MXAN_5808 family serine peptidase → MNRMPRIFRRITAVAVLLGAWAFAGSDRAPLPLTVGIAEAGQDSWDGALPSASKSEKAPHDLNSLRVLTKVILYVKENYVDPKRVKPKEMMIASLEYVEKSVPDVLVDGNAETGKLNVNVNGKQKEFDISHVDSLWKMSFALKDVFDFLSKNMRPIEETRDIEYAAVNGMLSTLDPHSVLLRPELYREMKLSTKGEFGGLGFVIQMKEGNLTVVKVLPKTPAARAGIQKDDRIKKIGEESTVNMDLNEAVSKLRGPVDSRITITVERDGWDKPRNMTVARAMISIESVQHKLLAGGVGYVRLKNFQGNTTRDLESALAEMRKQADAKGGFKGLVLDLRGNPGGLLEQAIQVSDTFLSKGTIVATVGFSDKLREEKRARPTEGEESYPIAVLVNAGSASASEIVAGALKNLDRAVIIGRQTFGKGSVQVLYDFPDDSALKLTIAKYLTPGDVSIQEVGIVPDIQLVPTRVTADRVDVFAPRKSMGEADLDQHFGNPDSTTIAKKREEVLDREKPGTSLKYLKVEEKAVQAAAAKKEEPKEKVAAKGAKDKKEHGENDPLLDVDVAGRGEDLDDQLDAEAQEEIKEDFEVQFAHDFIVRVPAVKRTEQLKQGKTFVEQKRQEEEQRINNAIAALGLDWSPGPTPKNVQLDASFSPGNDAKINAGDALDMVINVENKGTEPLKRVRGWTESDNAFLDRREFLFGAIAPGEKKSWKVQVRLPKDLTSRRDDVKVKLFDDNGPLRDTLVSELSFVELPRPAFAFNWQVVDDCAECNGDGVVQRGEDVTVVMDVTNTGVGPALDSFAQIKNGGDANIFIEKGRFKLGEIKPGETKTARFQVSLKKGYKGDTFPLKLAILDEPLEEFVLEKLQLPVKDGPVAPLEVKKGLVKLSDKAELFGAPTADARPVAKLPQGATLAMEATTKGFYKVALDKDRFAFVRTQDAKEVKTGKAAAPKTVAWTTTHQPPDIKLDVDPSHGGVVVNGDKFTLSGVVKDPNGLLDVYVLVNDQKVYFKAVDPKGGEPNTLKFTSDFALKEGNNNVLVVARESTEFASRRTLVIRRRPAEVAQKVTTPAAAAVTPVKPRQQ, encoded by the coding sequence ATGAACCGCATGCCGCGTATCTTCCGCCGCATCACCGCTGTCGCCGTTCTGTTGGGGGCCTGGGCATTCGCGGGCAGTGACCGCGCACCCCTCCCGCTCACCGTGGGAATAGCGGAGGCGGGGCAGGACTCCTGGGACGGCGCCCTGCCATCTGCCAGCAAGAGCGAGAAGGCCCCTCACGACCTCAACAGCCTGCGCGTGCTGACGAAGGTCATCCTCTACGTGAAGGAGAACTACGTCGACCCGAAGCGGGTGAAGCCCAAGGAGATGATGATCGCCTCCCTGGAGTACGTGGAGAAGAGCGTCCCGGACGTGCTCGTGGACGGCAACGCGGAGACGGGCAAGCTCAACGTCAACGTGAACGGGAAGCAGAAGGAGTTCGACATCTCCCACGTGGACTCCCTGTGGAAGATGTCCTTCGCGCTGAAGGACGTGTTCGACTTCCTGTCGAAGAACATGCGCCCCATCGAGGAGACGCGCGACATCGAGTACGCGGCCGTCAACGGCATGCTCTCCACGTTGGATCCGCACTCGGTGCTGCTGCGCCCGGAGCTGTACCGGGAGATGAAGCTGTCCACCAAGGGTGAGTTCGGCGGCCTGGGCTTCGTCATCCAGATGAAGGAGGGAAACCTCACCGTGGTGAAGGTGCTGCCCAAGACGCCCGCGGCGCGCGCCGGCATCCAGAAGGACGACCGCATCAAGAAGATTGGCGAGGAGTCCACCGTCAACATGGACCTCAACGAGGCCGTGTCCAAGCTGCGCGGCCCGGTGGACAGCCGCATCACCATCACCGTGGAGCGCGACGGCTGGGACAAGCCGCGCAACATGACGGTGGCGCGCGCCATGATTTCGATTGAGTCCGTGCAGCACAAGCTGCTGGCGGGCGGCGTGGGCTACGTGCGCCTGAAGAACTTCCAGGGCAACACCACGCGCGACCTGGAGTCCGCGCTGGCGGAGATGCGCAAGCAGGCGGACGCCAAGGGCGGCTTCAAGGGCCTCGTGCTCGACCTGCGCGGCAACCCGGGCGGCCTCCTGGAGCAGGCCATCCAGGTGTCGGACACGTTCCTGTCCAAGGGCACCATCGTCGCAACGGTGGGCTTCAGCGACAAGCTGCGCGAGGAGAAGCGCGCGCGCCCCACGGAGGGCGAGGAGTCCTACCCCATCGCGGTGCTGGTGAACGCGGGCAGCGCCTCCGCCTCTGAAATCGTCGCGGGCGCGCTCAAGAACCTGGACCGCGCGGTCATCATCGGGCGGCAGACGTTCGGCAAGGGCAGCGTGCAGGTGCTCTATGACTTCCCGGACGACAGCGCGCTCAAGCTGACCATCGCCAAGTACCTCACGCCGGGCGACGTCTCCATCCAGGAGGTCGGCATCGTGCCGGACATCCAGCTCGTGCCCACGCGCGTCACCGCGGACCGGGTGGACGTGTTCGCGCCCCGGAAGTCCATGGGCGAGGCGGACCTGGACCAGCACTTCGGCAACCCGGACTCCACCACCATCGCCAAGAAGCGCGAGGAGGTGCTGGACCGCGAGAAGCCGGGCACCAGCCTCAAGTACCTGAAGGTGGAGGAGAAGGCCGTCCAGGCCGCCGCCGCCAAGAAGGAGGAGCCCAAGGAGAAGGTCGCGGCCAAGGGCGCCAAGGACAAGAAGGAGCACGGGGAGAATGATCCGCTGCTGGACGTGGACGTGGCCGGCCGGGGCGAGGACCTGGACGACCAGCTGGACGCGGAGGCCCAGGAGGAGATCAAGGAGGACTTCGAGGTCCAGTTCGCCCACGACTTCATCGTGCGCGTGCCGGCCGTGAAGCGCACCGAGCAGCTCAAGCAGGGCAAGACCTTCGTGGAGCAGAAGCGCCAGGAGGAGGAGCAGCGCATCAACAACGCCATCGCCGCGCTGGGCCTGGACTGGAGCCCCGGCCCCACGCCGAAGAACGTGCAGCTGGACGCCAGCTTCTCCCCGGGCAACGACGCGAAGATCAACGCCGGCGACGCGCTGGACATGGTCATCAACGTGGAGAACAAGGGCACGGAGCCGCTCAAGCGCGTGCGCGGGTGGACGGAGAGCGACAACGCGTTCCTCGACCGCCGCGAGTTCCTCTTCGGCGCCATCGCGCCGGGGGAGAAGAAGTCCTGGAAGGTGCAGGTGCGCCTGCCCAAGGACCTCACCAGCCGCCGCGACGACGTGAAGGTGAAGCTGTTCGACGACAACGGCCCGCTGCGCGACACGCTCGTGTCGGAGCTGTCCTTCGTGGAGCTGCCCCGCCCCGCGTTCGCCTTCAACTGGCAGGTGGTGGATGACTGCGCCGAGTGCAACGGCGACGGCGTCGTGCAGCGCGGCGAGGACGTCACGGTGGTGATGGACGTCACCAACACGGGCGTGGGCCCGGCGCTGGACTCGTTCGCGCAGATCAAGAACGGCGGCGACGCGAACATCTTCATCGAGAAGGGCCGCTTCAAGCTGGGGGAGATCAAGCCCGGCGAGACGAAGACGGCGCGCTTCCAGGTGTCCCTGAAGAAGGGCTACAAGGGCGACACCTTCCCGCTGAAGCTGGCCATCCTCGACGAGCCCCTGGAGGAGTTCGTCCTGGAGAAGCTCCAGCTGCCCGTGAAGGACGGCCCGGTGGCCCCGCTGGAGGTGAAGAAGGGCCTGGTGAAGCTGTCGGACAAGGCGGAGCTGTTCGGCGCGCCCACCGCGGACGCCCGTCCGGTGGCGAAGCTGCCCCAGGGCGCGACGCTGGCCATGGAGGCCACCACCAAGGGCTTCTACAAGGTCGCCCTGGACAAGGACCGCTTCGCCTTCGTGCGCACGCAGGACGCGAAGGAAGTGAAGACCGGCAAGGCCGCGGCGCCCAAGACGGTGGCGTGGACCACCACGCACCAGCCGCCGGACATCAAGCTGGACGTGGACCCCTCGCACGGCGGCGTGGTGGTGAACGGCGACAAGTTCACCCTCTCCGGCGTGGTGAAGGACCCCAACGGCCTGCTGGACGTCTACGTGCTGGTCAACGACCAGAAGGTCTACTTCAAGGCCGTGGACCCCAAGGGCGGCGAGCCCAACACGCTGAAGTTCACCTCGGACTTCGCGCTCAAGGAGGGCAACAACAACGTGCTGGTGGTGGCCCGTGAGAGCACCGAGTTCGCCAGCCGCCGCACCCTGGTCATCCGCCGCCGTCCGGCGGAGGTGGCCCAGAAGGTGACGACGCCCGCCGCCGCGGCGGTGACGCCGGTGAAGCCGCGCCAGCAGTAG
- a CDS encoding EI24 domain-containing protein — MPPAPPTPTLSPQPHLLDFFQGVGVLGRAFQLLFRSRRLFLLSSLCAALTTVALVGVGVLLYRYAPGLLESVWTRPESWYGRVGWYIALVLGSLVAWVVGANVVPPLLVAPLQDPLSEATEAECGEADAGASPVSFLRGLTTGLLHTLARMALLLLGLALLLPLNAVPGVGSVVFTVLASLWTMLWMAAEHLAAPMTRHLYPFAQVRRMLRERRALCLGFGAGVYVLLWVPILNTFFLPVAIIGGTLLYRALRAAGDLPPPPDAIGPATPRAGAPAPPSSLAK, encoded by the coding sequence ATGCCTCCCGCGCCCCCCACCCCCACCCTGTCGCCCCAACCCCATCTGTTGGATTTCTTCCAGGGCGTGGGGGTGCTCGGCCGCGCCTTCCAGCTCCTGTTCCGCTCCCGCCGCCTCTTCCTCCTGTCCAGCCTGTGCGCGGCCCTCACCACCGTCGCCCTGGTCGGCGTGGGGGTCCTGCTCTACCGCTACGCCCCCGGACTGCTCGAATCCGTCTGGACCCGCCCTGAGTCCTGGTACGGCCGCGTCGGCTGGTACATCGCGCTCGTCTTGGGCTCGCTCGTCGCGTGGGTGGTGGGCGCCAACGTGGTGCCGCCCCTGCTGGTGGCCCCCTTGCAGGACCCGCTGTCGGAGGCCACCGAGGCCGAGTGTGGCGAAGCGGACGCTGGCGCCTCGCCCGTCTCCTTCCTGCGGGGGCTGACGACAGGGCTGTTGCACACGCTCGCCCGCATGGCCCTGCTGCTGCTGGGGCTGGCGCTGCTCCTGCCGCTCAACGCCGTGCCGGGCGTGGGCAGCGTCGTGTTCACCGTGCTGGCCAGCCTCTGGACGATGCTCTGGATGGCCGCTGAACACCTGGCCGCGCCCATGACGCGCCACCTCTACCCCTTCGCCCAGGTGCGCCGCATGCTGCGCGAGCGCCGGGCCCTGTGCCTGGGCTTCGGCGCGGGCGTCTACGTGCTCCTCTGGGTGCCCATCCTCAACACCTTCTTCCTTCCGGTGGCCATCATTGGCGGCACCCTCCTGTACCGGGCCCTGCGCGCGGCCGGAGACCTGCCCCCGCCACCGGATGCGATCGGACCCGCCACCCCCCGGGCCGGGGCCCCTGCGCCCCCCTCCTCCCTGGCGAAATAA
- a CDS encoding glutamate--cysteine ligase: MSLDLKRVASEPLTSAAPLVEELRKAEKPRAEHRLGLEHEKFIYPVGSAQAVPYEGPNGVGALLERIAPGGYEPFRETPQSPVIALQRGMAAISLEPGGQFELSGSPFHTAREAHQENLEHLKETKAAASQLGLRLVALGYRPVGTTGEMPWMPKTRYQVMRRTLPERGRLALNMMLMTSTGQVSLDWADEADCVKKTVTVARLSPLLVALYANSPLVEGKPSGYMSFRSRVWEEVDPTRCGYLPSWFDGSFSYQAYVDWALDAPLLFLRREGEYRHPKLTFRQLLTEGYEGKPPDMGDWTDHLSTLFPEVRLKKVLEVRGADCSSAAMTGALGALWRGILYDAQALSEAEQLLPRLSFTEHLAFHDTARREGLAGKLGSRALHGLAAEMVAIAKRGLQRLDPLDVPLLAPLEAVAASGRSPAQDVLDAWAQDPRPETLMTRFEL, encoded by the coding sequence ATGTCCCTCGACCTCAAGCGCGTGGCCTCCGAGCCCCTCACGTCCGCCGCCCCCCTGGTGGAAGAGCTCCGGAAGGCGGAAAAGCCCCGGGCCGAGCACCGGCTCGGGCTGGAGCACGAGAAGTTCATCTACCCCGTGGGTTCCGCCCAGGCCGTGCCCTATGAGGGACCGAACGGGGTGGGGGCGCTGTTGGAGCGCATCGCGCCGGGGGGCTACGAGCCCTTCCGGGAGACGCCCCAGTCCCCGGTCATCGCGCTGCAGCGCGGGATGGCGGCCATCTCCCTGGAGCCCGGCGGTCAGTTCGAGCTGTCCGGCAGCCCCTTCCACACGGCTCGGGAGGCGCACCAGGAGAACCTGGAGCACCTGAAGGAGACCAAGGCGGCGGCCTCGCAGCTGGGGCTGCGGCTGGTGGCGCTGGGGTACCGGCCGGTGGGCACGACGGGCGAGATGCCGTGGATGCCCAAGACGCGCTACCAGGTGATGCGGCGCACGCTGCCGGAGCGCGGCCGGCTGGCGCTGAACATGATGTTGATGACGTCCACGGGGCAGGTGTCGCTGGACTGGGCGGACGAGGCGGACTGCGTGAAGAAGACGGTGACGGTGGCGCGTCTGTCGCCGCTGCTCGTCGCGCTGTACGCCAACAGCCCGCTCGTGGAGGGCAAGCCGTCCGGTTACATGTCGTTCCGCAGCCGCGTCTGGGAAGAGGTGGACCCCACGCGGTGTGGCTACCTGCCGTCCTGGTTCGACGGCTCCTTCTCCTACCAGGCGTACGTGGACTGGGCGCTGGACGCGCCGCTCCTGTTCCTGCGCCGCGAGGGCGAGTACCGCCACCCGAAGCTCACCTTCCGCCAGCTGCTGACGGAGGGCTACGAGGGCAAGCCGCCGGACATGGGGGATTGGACGGACCACCTGTCCACGCTCTTCCCGGAGGTGCGGCTCAAGAAGGTGCTGGAGGTGCGCGGTGCGGACTGTAGCAGCGCGGCGATGACGGGGGCCCTGGGGGCGCTCTGGCGCGGCATCCTCTACGACGCGCAGGCGCTGAGCGAGGCGGAGCAGCTGTTGCCCCGGCTGAGCTTCACGGAGCACCTGGCCTTCCATGACACCGCGCGCCGCGAGGGACTGGCTGGGAAGCTGGGCTCGCGCGCGCTGCACGGACTGGCCGCGGAGATGGTGGCCATCGCGAAGCGGGGACTGCAGCGGTTGGATCCGCTGGACGTGCCGCTGCTGGCGCCGCTGGAGGCGGTGGCGGCTTCGGGGCGGTCGCCCGCGCAGGACGTGCTGGACGCGTGGGCTCAGGACCCGCGTCCGGAGACGTTGATGACGCGCTTCGAGCTGTGA
- a CDS encoding outer membrane protein, translating into MRRTSMVAGLVAAGTCVASPALAAVDATEVSRKLSYSPEDVEAGVDVRVGLGGFTSELGRETGVGPLFSINATAQPWKYIGVEAGYEGQRIPIDDSRVPSGNQIWRNNATVMGKLGPVIHHRFHPFVGVGLGLSYLHSSDGSRSVYNNDWQTELPLSAGLDYRVGNLYTGVRTTFRFLGGENLFRIPDTNSDAKGNLFNGNLTVGGTF; encoded by the coding sequence ATGAGACGGACTTCGATGGTGGCAGGTCTGGTGGCGGCCGGTACATGCGTGGCGAGCCCGGCCTTGGCGGCGGTGGATGCAACCGAAGTGTCGCGCAAGCTCAGCTACAGCCCGGAGGACGTCGAGGCCGGCGTGGACGTGCGCGTGGGCCTGGGCGGCTTCACCAGCGAGCTTGGCAGGGAGACGGGAGTGGGCCCCCTGTTCAGCATCAACGCCACCGCCCAACCCTGGAAGTACATCGGCGTGGAGGCCGGCTACGAAGGCCAGCGAATCCCCATCGATGACTCGCGCGTGCCCAGCGGCAACCAGATCTGGCGCAACAACGCCACGGTGATGGGCAAGCTGGGGCCGGTCATCCACCACCGGTTCCACCCCTTCGTCGGCGTGGGCCTGGGCCTGAGCTACCTGCACTCGTCCGACGGCTCGCGGAGCGTCTACAACAACGACTGGCAGACGGAGCTGCCGCTGTCGGCGGGGCTCGATTACCGCGTGGGCAACCTGTACACCGGCGTGCGCACGACCTTCCGCTTCCTCGGGGGCGAGAACCTGTTCAGGATCCCCGACACCAACTCGGACGCGAAGGGCAACCTCTTCAACGGCAACCTCACCGTCGGCGGCACCTTCTGA
- a CDS encoding Hsp70 family protein produces the protein MLGIDVGTSHARVAAFINGVATPIPLPGTDSTGLPSVIAMDSAGAFQVGTAALAEAARDPRRATSGLKRLLGVRARSPHLRWLAPQLPFPVATDLHGDAGVEFDGRVVAPTLLTSMLLRELRQAATTYLGRKVTRAVLCAPSHFTERQRAALREAATLAGLDVPRVLTNSAAAALAYAHGRGLARKRVLVVDLGGGGLEVCVVQVTGDDLEVVTTGGDPTLGGMEFDARIAEALVSDLAEQGHPRPEHPLDWGPLRTLAEATKQTLSTQNSVDVALPTGRGPTLDRERMEALTADLAQRVVSVTREVLESNALSPQGLDAVLLVGGQSRAPLVRRRLEESLGVPVREDDVDGRTAVVRGAALLGHALLLAEVGRPAASVSEVLTAPIGVAEDAGVFRRVLERNTRLPTAKTLVIPVTAPGPLALAFFQGTAPTAVENEWLGALSLTVERPGEVEVHLELSTDGTLAFSATLPGAKRQPVALATEDLDDATRDALIARSPFHTAPEARPSGLLSGLKKLFGRR, from the coding sequence GTGCTCGGCATCGACGTGGGCACCTCGCACGCGCGCGTCGCGGCCTTCATCAACGGTGTCGCAACCCCCATCCCCCTCCCCGGCACCGACAGCACCGGCCTCCCCTCCGTCATCGCGATGGACAGCGCCGGAGCATTCCAGGTCGGCACCGCCGCCCTCGCCGAAGCCGCCCGCGATCCCCGCCGCGCAACATCCGGCCTCAAGCGCCTGCTCGGCGTACGCGCCCGCTCCCCCCACCTCCGCTGGCTCGCCCCACAACTGCCCTTCCCCGTCGCCACCGACCTCCACGGCGACGCAGGCGTGGAGTTCGACGGCCGCGTCGTGGCGCCCACCCTCCTCACCTCGATGCTCCTGCGCGAGCTGCGCCAGGCCGCCACCACGTACCTCGGCCGCAAGGTGACGCGCGCCGTCCTCTGCGCGCCCTCTCACTTCACCGAACGCCAGCGCGCCGCCCTGCGCGAAGCCGCCACCCTGGCCGGCCTGGACGTACCTCGCGTGCTCACCAACAGCGCCGCCGCCGCGCTCGCGTACGCGCACGGCCGAGGCCTGGCGCGCAAGCGCGTCCTCGTCGTGGACCTGGGCGGCGGTGGCCTGGAGGTCTGCGTGGTGCAAGTCACCGGCGACGACCTGGAGGTCGTCACCACCGGCGGCGACCCCACCCTGGGCGGCATGGAGTTCGACGCTCGCATCGCCGAGGCGCTCGTCAGCGACCTCGCCGAACAGGGCCACCCCCGCCCTGAACACCCGCTCGACTGGGGCCCCCTGCGCACCCTCGCGGAAGCCACCAAGCAGACCCTCTCCACCCAGAACTCCGTGGACGTCGCCCTGCCCACCGGCCGCGGCCCCACGCTGGATCGCGAGCGCATGGAGGCCCTCACCGCCGACCTCGCCCAGCGCGTCGTCTCCGTCACCCGCGAGGTGCTGGAATCCAATGCCCTGTCCCCCCAGGGCCTGGATGCCGTCCTCCTCGTGGGCGGACAGTCCCGCGCGCCGCTCGTGCGCCGCCGGCTGGAAGAGAGCCTGGGCGTCCCCGTGCGAGAGGACGACGTCGACGGCCGCACCGCCGTGGTGCGCGGCGCCGCGCTGCTCGGCCACGCCCTGCTGCTCGCCGAAGTGGGCAGGCCCGCCGCCAGCGTCTCCGAAGTGCTCACCGCCCCCATCGGCGTCGCCGAGGACGCCGGCGTCTTCCGCCGCGTGCTGGAGCGCAACACCCGCCTGCCCACGGCCAAGACCCTGGTCATCCCCGTCACCGCCCCCGGCCCGCTGGCGCTCGCCTTCTTCCAGGGCACCGCCCCCACCGCCGTGGAGAATGAATGGCTCGGCGCCCTCTCCCTCACCGTGGAGCGCCCCGGTGAGGTGGAGGTGCACCTGGAGCTGTCCACCGACGGCACCCTGGCCTTCAGCGCCACCCTGCCCGGAGCGAAGCGTCAGCCCGTGGCGCTCGCGACGGAGGACCTGGACGACGCGACCCGGGATGCCCTCATCGCTCGCTCGCCCTTCCACACCGCCCCCGAAGCGCGCCCGAGCGGCCTGCTGTCCGGCCTGAAGAAGCTCTTCGGCCGCCGTTAG